One Amorphoplanes digitatis genomic window carries:
- a CDS encoding DUF4386 domain-containing protein yields MRTRGSSRGSPACSTWPSQPLGGWAQLQARGSVLVEGDAVRTTANIVGHETLFRLGIVADILMATVFVLLGLVLHRLLHHVHERAATALLVFVSVGAGSILVNLTFHVGALLAATRPGHSPELVLLLLDLHQHGYVLGGVFFGLWLLPMGFLACRSPLLPTWLGVLAIVASVAWVADPVLAFGLPDAPALIRHLVELPTSIGELSLLLYLLICGIRSGQTVKVQMPEPGSCR; encoded by the coding sequence CTGAGAACCCGCGGCTCCTCGCGCGGATCGCCGGCCTGCTCTACCTGGCCCTCGCAGCCCCTTGGCGGATGGGCACAGCTCCAGGCACGTGGCAGCGTGCTCGTCGAGGGCGACGCCGTACGTACGACGGCGAACATCGTCGGGCACGAGACGCTTTTTCGGCTCGGCATCGTCGCCGACATCCTGATGGCGACCGTTTTCGTGCTGCTCGGGCTGGTGCTGCACCGGCTGCTGCACCACGTACATGAACGGGCCGCGACGGCGCTGCTGGTGTTCGTCTCCGTCGGCGCCGGCTCGATCCTGGTGAACCTCACCTTCCACGTCGGCGCCCTGCTCGCCGCGACCCGGCCCGGGCATTCCCCCGAGCTGGTCCTGCTGCTGCTCGACCTGCACCAGCATGGGTACGTCCTGGGTGGCGTCTTCTTCGGGCTGTGGCTGCTGCCGATGGGCTTCCTCGCGTGCCGCTCACCGCTGCTGCCGACGTGGCTCGGGGTGCTGGCGATCGTCGCGAGTGTCGCGTGGGTGGCCGACCCGGTCCTCGCGTTCGGGCTGCCGGACGCGCCGGCTCTGATCCGTCATCTGGTGGAGCTGCCGACCTCGATCGGCGAGTTGAGTCTCTTGCTGTACCTGCTGATCTGCGGCATCCGAAGCGGACAGACGGTCAAGGTGCAGATGCCCGAGCCTGGCAGTTGCCGGTGA
- a CDS encoding prepilin peptidase, translated as MLLPLATYAAAGIWLAAIDLHVQRLPSKAIAAAAAGWGSLIAAAAVASGQPGLAATAGVSAVVLGLAQLALALLAPRQLGMGDVRLAALCGLLLGTHGWATVALGAALPWLLGGCVREFVLSHRV; from the coding sequence ATGCTCCTGCCGCTGGCGACCTACGCCGCCGCCGGCATCTGGCTCGCGGCCATCGATCTCCATGTACAACGCCTGCCAAGCAAGGCCATCGCAGCTGCTGCCGCCGGCTGGGGGTCGCTGATCGCCGCCGCAGCGGTGGCGAGCGGCCAGCCGGGGCTCGCGGCAACCGCCGGAGTCTCGGCGGTGGTACTGGGGCTGGCCCAGCTGGCCCTGGCGCTGCTCGCACCCAGACAACTCGGGATGGGCGATGTTCGCCTGGCAGCCCTGTGTGGCCTCCTGCTCGGCACGCACGGATGGGCAACGGTCGCTCTCGGCGCCGCCCTGCCGTGGTTGCTGGGTGGATGTGTTCGTGAGTTCGTTCTGTCGCACCGAGTGTGA
- a CDS encoding S8 family serine peptidase, with amino-acid sequence MRVISSCLIATLAIAGISTPAAAADADPVRLDVGLTGLADPAAVVAALGDDVLDSDPVPGLDAITVDVPADRSAAVRAALTARTDVRYAEIGGLVLPYSDPYDQANLARLNTMSIPDAWEVTTGSEDIVVAMVDSGVTPNADLGADRLTAGYDFVDGDADPADGGIHGTLLANVIAAPANGVGSTGICPRCRIMPVRVLRTPESGTATGSTANLAAGIVWAADHGAQIINLSLGTMADSQLLRDAVQHAFRKNALVVGAAGNDFGSARHYPAAIDDVLAVSEVGGTTRNGPTDRWIDVRAYNGIRAMDPQGRPLVYGHSSAAAAATSGIAALVLAANPTFSPAEIRQAIADSAKLLSKTQYSYEPRVVDALGAVTGVDRSDHEPPRFGSFGVADGQLVGSNGFLIEPAITDNVAVARVEFLLDGKVVQTTERADILGPIFNTRVSPALNFVGEVEFAVRAYDHSGNVATKQATLRFDGRAPRGSIVSPAPGTRTRGPVEVVFSSPDKDLDYVHLNGAPMTPVPGTDLWKAQVTLTQSSDIIVFAADEAWNNSEWRVSVVVDTAGPTTTAVNPAANTRVRGTFTSTLSGAADPASIAKAELWANDKFVGQDTAAPYSLKVSTGTFSGNVKLIWRLTDKLGNTRYHTRTVIADNKAPTVSITKAPKNKAKVTGTVKVYVKASDASGIARVELIVNGKVVAKDTKSAYVLSVNSKKQPKTMKVTVRAYDKLGNLKYTGTRTWYRK; translated from the coding sequence GTGCGTGTCATCTCTTCCTGCCTGATCGCGACGCTGGCGATAGCGGGGATATCCACTCCCGCCGCCGCGGCGGACGCCGACCCGGTCCGCCTCGACGTCGGCCTCACCGGCCTCGCCGACCCTGCCGCGGTGGTCGCCGCACTCGGCGACGACGTGCTGGACAGCGACCCGGTGCCGGGCCTGGACGCCATCACCGTCGACGTGCCGGCCGACCGCAGCGCCGCGGTCCGCGCCGCGCTCACGGCACGGACCGATGTTCGGTACGCGGAGATCGGCGGCCTGGTCCTGCCCTATTCCGACCCGTACGACCAGGCGAACCTGGCCCGGCTGAACACGATGTCGATCCCGGACGCCTGGGAGGTGACGACCGGCAGCGAGGACATCGTCGTCGCGATGGTCGACAGCGGGGTGACTCCGAACGCGGACCTCGGCGCCGACCGGCTCACCGCCGGCTACGACTTCGTCGACGGCGACGCCGATCCGGCGGACGGCGGCATCCACGGCACGCTCCTGGCGAACGTCATCGCGGCGCCAGCGAACGGTGTCGGGTCGACCGGCATCTGCCCGCGCTGCCGGATCATGCCGGTCCGGGTGCTGCGGACTCCGGAGAGCGGCACCGCCACGGGTTCGACCGCGAACCTCGCGGCCGGCATCGTCTGGGCGGCCGACCACGGCGCGCAGATCATCAACCTGTCGCTGGGCACCATGGCCGACAGCCAATTGCTGCGGGACGCGGTCCAACACGCGTTCCGGAAGAACGCGCTCGTGGTCGGCGCCGCGGGCAACGACTTCGGCTCCGCCCGGCACTACCCTGCGGCCATCGACGACGTCCTGGCCGTGAGCGAGGTCGGCGGAACCACCCGGAACGGCCCGACCGACCGCTGGATCGACGTTCGGGCGTACAACGGCATCCGCGCGATGGACCCGCAGGGCAGGCCGCTCGTATACGGTCACTCCTCCGCGGCGGCAGCCGCGACTTCCGGCATCGCGGCGCTGGTGCTGGCGGCGAACCCGACCTTCTCTCCCGCCGAGATCAGGCAAGCCATCGCCGACTCGGCGAAGCTCCTCTCGAAGACGCAGTACTCCTACGAGCCTCGCGTCGTGGACGCCCTCGGCGCCGTGACCGGTGTGGATCGGTCCGACCATGAGCCACCCAGGTTCGGCTCGTTCGGTGTGGCAGACGGCCAACTGGTCGGCTCGAACGGTTTCCTGATCGAACCCGCCATCACCGACAATGTCGCCGTCGCCCGGGTCGAATTCCTCCTCGACGGCAAGGTCGTCCAGACAACGGAGCGCGCCGACATCCTCGGGCCGATCTTCAACACCCGGGTGTCCCCGGCACTCAACTTCGTCGGTGAGGTCGAGTTCGCCGTCCGGGCATACGACCACAGCGGCAACGTGGCCACCAAGCAGGCGACGCTGCGGTTCGACGGTCGCGCGCCGCGCGGCTCCATCGTCTCGCCGGCGCCGGGAACCCGGACCCGTGGCCCGGTGGAGGTGGTCTTCTCCTCGCCGGACAAGGACCTGGACTACGTCCACCTCAACGGCGCGCCCATGACCCCGGTGCCCGGCACGGACCTGTGGAAGGCACAGGTGACCCTGACGCAGTCCTCGGACATCATCGTCTTCGCCGCGGACGAGGCCTGGAACAACTCCGAGTGGCGGGTATCGGTCGTGGTGGACACCGCCGGCCCGACGACGACCGCGGTCAACCCGGCGGCGAACACGCGAGTGCGCGGCACCTTCACCAGCACCCTGAGCGGCGCCGCGGATCCCGCCAGCATCGCAAAGGCCGAGCTCTGGGCGAACGACAAGTTCGTCGGGCAGGACACCGCCGCGCCGTACTCCCTGAAGGTCAGCACCGGGACCTTCTCCGGGAACGTCAAGCTGATCTGGAGGCTGACGGACAAGCTCGGCAACACCCGCTACCACACCCGTACCGTCATCGCGGACAACAAGGCCCCGACGGTGTCGATCACAAAGGCGCCGAAGAACAAGGCCAAGGTCACCGGCACGGTCAAGGTCTACGTCAAGGCCTCCGACGCCAGCGGCATCGCCCGGGTCGAGCTGATCGTCAACGGCAAGGTCGTGGCCAAGGACACCAAGTCCGCGTACGTGCTGAGCGTCAACTCGAAGAAGCAGCCGAAGACGATGAAGGTGACGGTCCGGGCGTACGACAAGCTCGGAAACCTCAAGTACACGGGAACCCGCACCTGGTACCGAAAGTAA
- a CDS encoding response regulator has protein sequence MSPLRVVVADDDALVRSGLRMILGGAPDIIVVGEAADGREAVDVVTQQVPDVVLMDIRMPRTDGLTATRRLRERGSPARIMVLTTFDTDELVVAALRTGAAGFLLKDTTPADLVTAVRRAARGEPMLSPSITTKLIAAVTRDSGDTRRRVAKALVARLTGREYEVAVAVSEGLTNAEIAHALHMGVATVKTHIGSVFAKLEVTNRVQVARHVHDAGH, from the coding sequence GTGAGCCCGCTGCGCGTGGTCGTCGCCGACGACGACGCCCTCGTCCGGTCCGGCCTACGGATGATCCTCGGCGGTGCGCCCGACATCATCGTCGTCGGGGAGGCCGCCGACGGACGGGAGGCGGTCGACGTGGTGACCCAGCAGGTCCCCGACGTCGTGCTGATGGACATCCGGATGCCGCGCACCGACGGCCTGACCGCGACCCGGCGGCTGCGGGAACGCGGATCCCCCGCGCGCATCATGGTCCTCACCACGTTCGACACCGACGAGCTCGTCGTCGCCGCGCTGCGTACCGGCGCGGCGGGCTTCCTGCTCAAGGACACCACGCCGGCGGATCTGGTCACCGCCGTCCGCCGGGCCGCGCGAGGCGAACCGATGCTCTCCCCGAGCATCACGACGAAGCTGATCGCCGCCGTCACCCGCGACAGCGGCGACACTCGCCGTCGCGTCGCGAAGGCGCTCGTCGCCCGCTTGACCGGCCGCGAGTACGAGGTCGCCGTCGCGGTCAGCGAGGGCCTCACCAACGCCGAGATCGCCCACGCCCTACACATGGGCGTCGCCACGGTGAAGACCCACATCGGCAGCGTGTTCGCCAAGCTGGAGGTCACCAACCGGGTCCAGGTCGCCCGCCACGTGCACGACGCAGGACATTGA
- a CDS encoding RCC1 domain-containing protein: protein MRVDSAPSSRRSGRRRLGLLLTAILAGALGAVGLSPGAAHAVSGWRSVAASESVSCGVKNAGTLWCWGYNGFGTLGQGDSLDRSTPTQVGLDRDWASITIGYYFACGVKTTGIALCWGLPDYGQLGVGHRSESTHESPERVAGDHLWTQLSAGLTHTCGIDVTRALWCWGDNGRGELGVSGTWLTLEPVRVGMANIWTSVVAANQSTCATQRGGRRYCWGANSVGQLGLDDEVDRAVPTLRVGTADPAVGLLAGREDHFCEVADGDRLFCWGGNTYGQLGVGDGRRRRLPTPVLDTGWDTVTTGTSHTCGMIDDLRLCWGRNQYGQLGLGDTVNRTRPASVFDGQWTALAAGDAHTCGIRGGDLYCWGANYSGQLGIGSTTDQSSPVQVG from the coding sequence GTGCGCGTCGACTCAGCTCCGTCGTCCCGGCGATCCGGGCGTCGCCGCCTCGGGCTGCTGCTGACCGCGATCCTGGCCGGGGCGCTCGGCGCCGTCGGCCTGTCGCCAGGGGCTGCGCACGCGGTCAGCGGCTGGCGCTCGGTCGCCGCCAGCGAGAGCGTCTCCTGCGGTGTGAAGAATGCCGGGACGCTGTGGTGCTGGGGTTACAACGGCTTCGGCACGCTCGGGCAGGGCGATTCGCTGGACCGGTCGACCCCGACACAGGTCGGCCTCGACCGCGACTGGGCATCGATCACCATCGGCTACTACTTCGCTTGCGGGGTAAAGACCACCGGCATTGCGCTGTGCTGGGGCCTACCTGACTACGGTCAGCTCGGGGTCGGGCACCGGAGCGAGTCCACGCACGAGTCGCCGGAGCGGGTCGCCGGCGATCACCTCTGGACGCAGCTCTCCGCCGGATTGACGCACACCTGCGGGATCGACGTCACCCGTGCCCTCTGGTGCTGGGGCGACAACGGCCGGGGCGAGCTCGGAGTCTCGGGCACGTGGCTGACGCTGGAGCCGGTACGGGTCGGCATGGCGAACATCTGGACGTCGGTCGTCGCCGCCAACCAGTCCACCTGCGCGACACAACGCGGCGGGCGCCGGTACTGCTGGGGTGCGAACAGCGTCGGTCAGCTCGGCCTCGACGACGAGGTCGACCGGGCGGTCCCGACCCTGCGGGTGGGTACCGCCGACCCGGCCGTGGGCCTGCTTGCCGGCCGCGAGGACCACTTCTGTGAAGTCGCCGACGGGGACCGCCTGTTCTGCTGGGGCGGGAACACGTATGGCCAGCTCGGCGTGGGGGACGGACGACGCCGTCGGCTTCCGACCCCGGTCCTGGACACGGGCTGGGACACGGTGACGACGGGGACATCGCACACCTGCGGCATGATCGACGATCTACGGCTGTGTTGGGGCCGCAACCAGTACGGCCAGCTCGGTCTGGGGGACACGGTCAATCGGACCCGTCCGGCCAGCGTGTTTGACGGGCAGTGGACCGCCCTGGCCGCCGGCGACGCCCACACCTGCGGCATCCGCGGCGGCGACCTGTACTGCTGGGGCGCCAACTACTCCGGGCAGTTGGGCATCGGCTCGACCACCGACCAGAGCAGCCCGGTGCAGGTCGGCTAG
- a CDS encoding sensor histidine kinase: MLPPPPTWTRIGQYALAVAAGAAGWIAHAADRLSSPLAPATEDLVGALLVVDLLLGAAMLALLPLRLRHPLAVACVSTAVAVFSASSVGATAIAVGAMATRRRREWAALVAAVAVAAGITAELVGPGFSPGTIVLLLAFVVVCLATGSYLGVRRDLVVSLHERAMTAEREQALAAGAARDAERTRIAREMHDVLAHRISLVALHAGALTYRGDLTRTETVGTAEIIQSNAQLALAELREVLGVLRAGDAAAVDSLVEPPQPTLAELPALLADAREAGSEVRLNSDVVMQDLPETLSRTAFRIVQEALTNARRHAPGAPVTVRLAHPRAAGAGPPAATGRRGHLELEVSNRAPATPAPRVAPPGVGLAGLAERAEMAGGTLTAGQRPDGMFLVKARLPWPA, translated from the coding sequence ATGCTTCCGCCCCCACCCACCTGGACCAGGATCGGGCAGTACGCGCTCGCGGTCGCCGCCGGGGCCGCGGGTTGGATCGCACACGCCGCCGACCGGCTCTCCAGTCCGCTGGCCCCGGCCACCGAGGACCTGGTCGGCGCGCTGCTTGTCGTCGATCTGCTGCTCGGTGCGGCGATGCTGGCCCTGTTGCCGCTGCGCCTCCGCCATCCCCTGGCGGTCGCGTGCGTGTCGACGGCGGTGGCCGTGTTCTCCGCGTCCAGTGTCGGCGCGACGGCGATCGCGGTGGGCGCGATGGCGACCCGCCGCCGACGCGAGTGGGCCGCCTTGGTGGCGGCCGTCGCCGTCGCCGCCGGAATCACCGCCGAGCTGGTCGGCCCGGGCTTCTCCCCCGGCACGATCGTCCTGCTGCTGGCATTCGTCGTGGTGTGCCTTGCCACCGGCTCCTACCTCGGTGTCCGCCGCGACCTGGTCGTCTCGCTACACGAACGGGCCATGACGGCGGAGCGCGAGCAGGCGCTCGCGGCCGGCGCGGCCCGCGACGCGGAACGGACCCGGATCGCCCGCGAGATGCACGACGTTCTGGCTCACCGGATCTCGCTTGTCGCGCTGCATGCCGGCGCCCTGACCTACCGCGGCGACCTCACCCGCACCGAGACCGTCGGCACCGCCGAGATCATCCAGAGCAACGCCCAGCTCGCCCTCGCCGAGCTGCGCGAGGTCCTCGGTGTGCTCCGCGCGGGTGACGCCGCAGCCGTCGACAGCCTGGTCGAGCCGCCCCAGCCGACCCTCGCCGAGCTGCCGGCCCTACTCGCCGACGCCCGGGAAGCCGGCTCGGAGGTCCGGCTGAACAGTGACGTCGTGATGCAGGACCTGCCGGAGACGTTGTCCCGCACCGCTTTCCGGATCGTGCAGGAGGCCCTGACGAACGCCCGCCGGCACGCACCCGGCGCACCCGTGACCGTCCGCCTGGCCCATCCTCGTGCCGCCGGCGCCGGACCGCCCGCTGCCACGGGCCGCCGCGGCCACCTGGAGCTGGAGGTCAGCAATCGGGCGCCGGCAACACCCGCGCCCCGGGTGGCGCCGCCCGGAGTCGGGCTCGCCGGCTTGGCGGAACGCGCCGAGATGGCCGGTGGCACGCTGACCGCGGGTCAACGCCCCGACGGGATGTTCCTGGTCAAGGCGAGGTTGCCGTGGCCGGCGTGA
- a CDS encoding S8 family serine peptidase has translation MRQQSSRRRRTLAALLASGVAVGAATLSGPTPANAAPAPAPVAEAATPKDAPADGLDSHDAELLAEAQSSGARSVTLIISTEQGEASDVAAAVDKLGGTVAQRYDKVGYVLATVPTAKVVKTAKLPGVSAVDLDETIQLPDPELTGGGAKGVAQGGTLSGPGASTPAANPYMPTDEIGSVQFKRKHPTWDGRGVTIGIMDSGVDLDHPALQRTTTGERKIVDWVTATDPVTEGDGSWRAMVTEVTGPAFSYLNQSWTAPAGTWKVNRFTEAITAGDEAKGDVNRDGDTTDVWGVLYDPTSHDIRVDANQNRDFTDDAVMRPYREKYDVGHFGTDNQATPVVESMPFVVEYREDVDASPLGIGTVDYINIGIPEGLHGSHVAGITAANDMLGNRDFDGQAPGAKIVSARACSWGGGCTAAALTTGMVDLVVNRHVDVVNVSIGGLPAQNDGNNARAQLYDKLIKDYGVQLFISAGNSGPGVNTVGDPSVATDVVSVAASVSKDTWLANYGSVVKKENALFNFSSRGPREDGGFKPNLTAPGSAISTVNTWLNESSVPEAGYTLPIGYQMANGTSMASPQATGGAALLLSAAKATDRGITPAQLRRALYTSANKIKDVSVAAQGNGLMDVNGAWSLLARKVEARTYTSSAPVCTPFSDGFATPGQGVGIHNRCAAGKGGLKAGQFKTYNLKLTRTSGAKAAVLHRLSVVGDKRAFHVQPLVLLPLDKTVTVPVLVTPGPGLNSAIIEVDDPLTSVTDFEVLNTVVTGAEPAKPAYEIDAEATVDRNSSTSYFITVPEGATALQVDLSGIATGSQTRWIAINPWGVPVESTSSLACYSNFSDAAACKPQERAYENPMPGVWELEVESRRTSPMLHNPYELIAKVQGVTVNPATVELPSVTAGTATPVTWSVKNNFGPLNLTATGGALGSALTERPTIADGTGQEYTVEVPAGAQRLDVAIGNVSDAAADLDLSVYLGTTRVGQSADGDSEESVSIPNPAAGTYTVKIDGYAVPSGSTQYDYRDVFLSPALGAMTVPTTVLTLANGATGPVTGTVTAATVPVAGRSLFGEMTLLTDEGAIVGRGTVSIGKVG, from the coding sequence GTGAGACAACAATCTTCTCGGCGCCGGCGGACCCTCGCGGCCTTGCTCGCCTCGGGCGTGGCCGTCGGCGCAGCGACGCTGAGCGGCCCCACCCCCGCGAACGCCGCACCCGCCCCGGCCCCCGTCGCCGAGGCGGCCACTCCCAAGGACGCGCCGGCAGACGGCCTCGACTCGCACGACGCCGAGCTGCTCGCTGAGGCGCAGAGCAGCGGCGCACGCAGCGTCACCCTGATCATCTCGACCGAGCAGGGCGAGGCGTCTGACGTCGCCGCCGCGGTCGACAAGCTCGGCGGAACGGTCGCCCAGCGCTACGACAAGGTCGGCTACGTGCTGGCCACGGTGCCGACCGCCAAGGTCGTCAAGACGGCGAAGCTTCCGGGCGTGTCCGCGGTGGACCTCGACGAGACGATTCAGCTGCCGGACCCCGAGCTCACCGGAGGTGGCGCCAAGGGCGTGGCCCAGGGCGGCACGCTGTCCGGCCCAGGCGCGAGTACCCCGGCCGCGAACCCGTACATGCCGACGGACGAGATCGGCTCCGTGCAGTTCAAGCGGAAGCACCCGACCTGGGACGGGCGGGGCGTCACGATCGGCATCATGGACTCCGGCGTCGACCTGGACCACCCGGCGCTGCAGCGGACCACGACGGGCGAGCGCAAGATCGTCGACTGGGTCACCGCGACCGACCCGGTGACCGAGGGCGACGGCTCCTGGCGGGCGATGGTCACCGAGGTGACCGGCCCCGCGTTCAGCTACCTCAACCAGAGCTGGACGGCTCCGGCCGGCACCTGGAAGGTCAACCGTTTCACCGAGGCCATCACCGCCGGCGATGAGGCCAAGGGCGACGTCAACCGCGACGGGGACACCACCGACGTGTGGGGCGTCCTCTACGACCCGACCAGCCACGACATCCGCGTGGACGCCAACCAGAACCGCGACTTCACCGACGACGCTGTGATGCGGCCGTACCGGGAGAAGTACGACGTCGGCCACTTCGGCACCGACAATCAGGCCACCCCGGTCGTCGAGAGCATGCCGTTCGTCGTCGAGTACCGCGAGGACGTCGACGCGTCGCCGCTGGGTATCGGCACGGTCGACTACATCAACATCGGCATCCCCGAGGGTCTGCACGGTTCGCACGTCGCCGGCATCACCGCCGCCAACGACATGCTCGGCAACCGCGACTTCGACGGACAGGCGCCCGGCGCGAAGATCGTTTCTGCCCGGGCCTGTTCCTGGGGCGGCGGCTGCACCGCGGCCGCACTGACCACCGGCATGGTCGACCTGGTCGTCAACCGGCACGTCGACGTCGTGAACGTCTCGATCGGCGGCCTGCCCGCGCAGAACGACGGCAACAACGCCCGCGCCCAGCTCTACGACAAGCTGATCAAGGACTACGGCGTGCAGCTGTTCATCTCGGCCGGCAACTCCGGCCCGGGTGTCAACACGGTCGGCGACCCGTCGGTCGCCACCGACGTCGTCAGCGTGGCGGCCAGCGTCAGCAAGGACACCTGGCTCGCCAACTACGGCTCGGTCGTGAAGAAGGAGAACGCACTCTTCAACTTCTCCTCCCGGGGTCCGCGCGAGGACGGCGGCTTCAAGCCCAACCTCACCGCACCGGGTTCGGCGATCTCCACGGTCAACACCTGGCTGAACGAGTCGAGTGTCCCGGAGGCCGGCTACACGCTGCCGATCGGCTACCAGATGGCGAACGGCACGTCGATGGCCTCCCCCCAGGCCACCGGCGGTGCGGCCCTGCTGCTGTCGGCGGCCAAGGCGACCGACCGCGGCATCACCCCGGCCCAGCTGCGGCGAGCGCTCTACACCTCCGCGAACAAGATCAAAGATGTTTCGGTCGCCGCGCAGGGCAACGGACTGATGGACGTCAACGGCGCCTGGTCGCTGCTGGCCCGCAAGGTCGAGGCGCGCACCTACACCTCGTCCGCGCCGGTCTGCACCCCGTTCTCCGACGGCTTCGCGACTCCGGGGCAGGGCGTCGGCATCCACAACCGGTGCGCGGCCGGCAAGGGCGGCCTCAAGGCCGGTCAGTTCAAGACCTACAACCTCAAGCTCACCCGTACGTCGGGAGCCAAGGCCGCCGTGCTGCACCGGCTCTCCGTGGTCGGCGACAAGCGGGCATTCCACGTCCAGCCGCTGGTCCTGCTGCCGCTGGACAAGACGGTGACCGTGCCCGTGCTGGTCACGCCGGGCCCGGGCCTGAACAGCGCGATCATCGAGGTCGATGACCCGCTGACCTCGGTCACCGACTTCGAGGTGCTCAACACGGTCGTCACCGGCGCCGAGCCGGCGAAGCCCGCGTACGAGATCGACGCCGAGGCCACCGTCGACCGCAACTCGTCGACGTCGTACTTCATCACCGTGCCGGAGGGCGCGACCGCGCTGCAGGTGGACCTGTCGGGGATCGCGACCGGCTCGCAGACCCGCTGGATCGCGATCAACCCGTGGGGTGTCCCGGTCGAGAGCACCTCCAGCCTGGCCTGCTACAGCAACTTCTCCGACGCGGCCGCCTGCAAGCCGCAGGAGCGGGCGTACGAGAACCCCATGCCGGGTGTCTGGGAGCTCGAGGTCGAGTCGCGGCGGACCTCGCCGATGCTGCACAACCCGTACGAGCTCATCGCCAAGGTGCAGGGCGTGACGGTGAACCCGGCGACGGTCGAACTGCCCAGCGTCACGGCCGGTACGGCGACGCCGGTCACCTGGTCGGTCAAGAACAACTTCGGCCCGCTCAACCTCACCGCAACCGGAGGCGCGCTGGGTAGTGCCCTTACCGAGCGGCCGACCATCGCGGACGGTACCGGCCAGGAATACACCGTGGAGGTGCCGGCCGGCGCGCAGCGACTCGACGTGGCCATCGGCAACGTCAGCGACGCGGCAGCCGACCTCGACCTCTCGGTCTACCTCGGCACCACGCGGGTCGGACAGTCGGCGGACGGCGACTCCGAGGAATCTGTGTCGATCCCGAACCCGGCGGCCGGCACCTACACCGTCAAGATCGATGGCTACGCGGTGCCTTCGGGCAGCACCCAGTACGACTACCGGGACGTGTTCCTGAGCCCCGCGCTGGGCGCGATGACCGTGCCGACCACGGTGCTCACCCTCGCGAACGGTGCCACCGGACCGGTCACCGGCACGGTGACCGCGGCGACGGTACCGGTGGCGGGGCGCAGCCTGTTCGGCGAGATGACGCTGCTCACGGACGAAGGCGCAATCGTCGGCCGCGGCACCGTATCGATCGGCAAGGTCGGCTGA